The Lodderomyces beijingensis strain CBS 14171 genome assembly, chromosome: 4 nucleotide sequence tgaaaaagtgacATGCATTATATCGAATTGGTGAAATCAATCTCATCATGAGCAAGCTCGACATTCAATCCAGGCTTAACGTTAATCGGCTGCTGGCTTTCCAGCCCCTTGACGGGATCcaatttgcatttgcaggTGCTGCACAGCCTGGTGCATTTTGATATTTtaaaatcaacaagatcaatctCTTGCAGCTTTTGCGTGGCGGTGTTCATCTCGGACACGAGTCTTGTCGGTGGAAGGATAGGTTTCTCTGGAGTTGCGTTTGACTCCACTTGTGCGCTTGTGCCAGCAGCTTGCAGGTTAAGCAGGGTGgatttgttgatcttggtgtttaTAGCAGCATTAGCTTCGTCGTGTTTGGCATATAAATAGTTCCGAAGTGCCATCTTGCTGTAGTTATATAATTTTTGACGATACTGTGATTGGCCTTGAGGTGCTGCAACAATTGGCAAGCGCATAACTCCGATGTATGGAGTTGGGCAGATTGGCCTATCAGTAAAGACCAGTATATCCAGTGCGTTCTACTTTTCTATTCCAGCACACCACAATTCGAAATATACAATACTTCTGATGTTCTTCTTTATGGTATATATGTCCCCATCAGCTATCATCGCTGAGAAGTGCATTGCTATCGTCTTTTACTCCACCTCTTGGTGGCTGTTTTATAATTTTGCAGCATACTGTccgttttcctcttggtttTTCCTGTGCTGCATACACGCAAAACAAGAGTGGCCTGATTTCTGCACCTTTCATCATACCACCATGCCCCTTACCGATTGCATCGAAAGGAGGTTTCTGCATTTGCTCCATCTGACAAAAGCCGTTTCCTGGATAGGCATTTCGTCTTTAACGAGATATTTTACAGCAGGTTTGAAAACACTGACCCGTCTGATATCATTTCCCACCACTTTAGTTAAACGCATTACATAATACAAAAGACGAAACTACCAAAACAACGGCCACCCACCCTTAACTTCACCCCCCACCTATTTTGCCGCTGGGTTGTGCGATTGAGGCGTTAACTTGAGCCCAATGATGACAATCCCAAGCGCAATGGtgagaaacttgaactttaAATTGTCATCCACGAGCGCGTCCCTGTTCTttgatttcctcttggaTTTCGCTTCCTTGGCTCCCCCCATCACTAGATGCTTGATCTGGTTCAACATCCCAACTTCCCCTTCGGAAGAcgcagaagaagacgatgcaTATTCGCtcagctgctgctcttcAGCTTCGTCGTCCGCCGCGTTCAACTGCCAGGTCATGTTCTCATACTCTGCTGCGTCGCTCTCGTTCTCACTTAGCGGATACAACTCGGACCGCTCAAACACTTCAGAGGCAAATTTCTTGACGATCCGGTCGTTGACAAAATTACTTTGCGCGTGCTGACGCGGGCTGTCTTGGTCTTCATCTAGTTCGAATATGTCAAAGTTGCCAATGTATTGCTCGTCTGGGTTGGGCACGTGACTGGCATCGCAAATCAACCCCACGGGACTCATCGAAAATGGCGTATTTGCGTCTCTGGCATTGTGCAAGACAGTGTTGATGGAAACGGACCTTAGCACGcgtttcttgttgatcaacaagtcgcgCGAGtctttgatcaacttggcatcGGAGTATTCGTAGCCATTCTGCCGTAATGAGGTCAACGACTGTTTCTTGGCCAACCGCTtgatgttctttttttgcttttgtagCTCAAAGCCAATGTAGGAGAGCAACTTTTCATTATGTAGCTTGAGTGATTGTAGTTCGAATTTGAGTTTTGTAATCTCCTGTCTTGTGCGGCTGTCCGAGTTTAAACAGCTGGATCTCTTGGAAGACAGTTCAGAGTCGTCGAATGAAAAGCGGTTGTTGCCCTCGGTGTCAGTTTCGGGTCTCATGTATCCATTCAATGCAAACAAGGTCCCCTCTCGGTGGCGCGACTTGCTGGagtcaacgtcaacagaCTCCTCAATCACATCGAATATCAGCAGGTGCCGTTTCGAGCTTTGGCCCTGAGGCATGGATGATACCCTCGTTCCATTttgctcttcaaactcgacttTGACGGGTATTATATCGTGACTGTTATATCGCACGTGGTTTGGCTTTGTTGATGAGTACCGTTTGACAGTTGCATCGGCCATTTGCTCAAACACACCGGCATCTTCAATCGAGTTGCTTGGTGCTAGTTTGAACGGAGATAGCACAAAATCCGTCGGCTCGGGcacttttggttttgatttcaaacacgTGGGCAAGGACCTGCGTTTGCGGTTTTTCGACTCTGGGTCTGGAGATGGAGGAAGAATGGCGGTTTCCGCGGGCGGGAACTGAAAGCCATGAGCCACCTTGATTGAGCCCGTGGAGGTGTCCTTGAGACAGGAAGAGTCGTGGTGGGGATCCTCCTGCATGCTATGATTAAGAAGATCCAACTCGCCCTCGCTGCTGTCAATGTGTTtttctgaaaaattgagcaatGAGTAATTGGAGTGATGACTGAGAGCGTCAATATCTCTGTCCAATGCTGCAACTGTTTTTTCACTACTTGGTCTCACTTGGCTAGCCAAGCGTTCACACTGGCGGTTTAAAAACTCAATTTGGTCCATTAGAGCAAGCTTTGAGTTTTTCTCCACTTCAAActggttttgcaacacctTGTAGTCTCGCACAAGCTTGTCGTATTTCTCCTCCAAAAGGTCCCTACTGTGGTCACCAGTGTTGACCTGTGGTAGTGTGTTGCCAACTGCTTCACTTTgatgttgtagttggttgattttcttttgcaaacaatCAACAGTTTTCTGGTAAAACTCTTCTTGCTGGTTAATGAGATCTTTGAGacactctttttccacttccatCTCCCCCATGGCCCTTGCAACGGTTTGGATCTCCCTTTGAGCTGCTTCCAAGTCAGCTTTCCTGTGCTCGAGCTCGTGAACAAGTAGCTGGTTCTCTGCTCCAATTCcctccactttcaacaacatgtcTGCATATCGTCGCTCCAATGCGTCATATTCTTGTTTACGGGTGTCTAAATGAAAGTTGTCACTTGGCATcactttggttgttggtgtctgCAGTTTAGCCGGTTTATCCGGAACAACACTCGTGTTTGCCTTTGACTTGTTAAATGCCAACGGCAATGCTGTCGTTACTGGTTTCCTTAGTAGATGTTCTGTTTGAGTGATTACTGTAATCTCATCACTATCTCGATGGTTTGCAGACTGTCCCATGCTACTGAAACCAGGAGAAAATACGCAGTTCTTGATTTCGATGCAACGCACAGACAAaggcttgattttgatttggtcTGGTTCTCTCGCTACTGCCTCTTAGACCATGCACGCCGTGGCAATATCTTCAGGTTCTACTGTCAGTTGTAGTGCCGCCAAGggtatttgaaaacaaacagcCAGTGAAAATAAATTTCTACCCCCTTGAATAAACCAAGTTGGCTCTGAAAGAGAAAGTATAGACCCAAGATCGTGGATAACCTCTCCCTCTTCTAAATAAACGCTGTTCCACCTTTGGCCaggaatttttttcttttttggttttttaacggtggttgttgtagaGGGTTTTTCTGTGAGAATGTGTACAGTTCATCTGTTTTGGTTTTATCCACATACAACTCGGGACACTGGAATTATACACAAGCAAAGAACAATAAACCTTACATCTACCAGCATGCCTCGAAAACAGGCACCTGCTATGCCTAGTAAGGCACACCCttgctttgtttgtttttacAACTGCACTGAAGTCACCCGTGTAACGTATGCTAGTGTGGAGATGGCAAGCAAAGGAGGAAGTAAGTGTCGCGTTTGGTAATTTCACGACAAGCAAAATGTCGATTGCCTAGACAACTCAATGCTTCTATTGTAAGGAGTAGCTATACAAACGCAAGTCATGGAACTGTCATCATTTTTCCATATTCAAGCCAACCGTCACCCACTCTGTACAAAACTCGCTCCCTCACCTAAGGGCCTGTTCCAAAGATGTCCCCGGATTCAAactcttggtcaagtcgtGTTTCTTCATACTGGCCCTTAGGATTCTCGGGTCTTTTCGCAATGTTCTCAACAATTGCGCTTGCACATTACTCGAGGAATCAAACccgatgatgaagttgtaTCCTTGAAAGTGccgttcttgttctctgGAGACTATCTTGGGTAGTGGTCTTGCGCCTAAGCTCGTTATGTCCCTGATGACGCctctgttgttcaagatcaacttacCAACTGTCGAGGCAATCTTGGTGGCTTCCTTTGTAACATGCAACGGATCCGTGATACGGGCTATAGCAAATAGTTCGTAGTACATTGTCTTTGGCGCTGTCAGCTGGGTTCTAGCCTGGTTGACTATCGGCgaggtttgaaaattttccCTTCACCATTTACAACTGCGATggcgctaccaaatgaAACACCATCCAGATATACGGACTCTTGACTTTACAGTTCCTCAATCCCATACAATCCTCAATCCCATACACTCCTAATAGTGCTGGTCTGGGGGCAAAACAATGAAGTGAATGTCCACATGCATCTAGAACTCCCCAGCATCAGCAAGCCCAAACTCATCTATGTGGAGACCGCACTGTCCCGCCGCGTTCACACCcgattgctgcaaaatattaTCAGTGACAAAGTCgaagtcacgtgcaatGATAAATTGCAGCCAGCTTGACAAGGTATCTCGGCACTCTTAGCACTTCAAAATCTAGCAACGACTGAgctcaaaatttttccacCAGCAACGTATACTTTTACTCCAGCATCGCTATCATGGCTTCCAACATAACATGGCATCCTAACTTGACGCACAGTGAGAGAAGTGCGTTGAGGAAACAGCAAGGTGTAACCGTATGGTTGACTGGTTTGTCAGCGAGTGGTAAATCCACCATAGCATGCGCTTTGGAACAGTCGATTTTAGCAAGAGGGTTGAACGCGTACAGGCTCGACGGTGACAATGTTCGATTCggattgaacaaggatTTGGGGTTCAGCGAGGCCGATAGGAATGAAAACATCAGAAGAATAAGCGAAGTTGCGAAATTATTCAACGACTCGTGCTGCGTTACCGTGACGTCATTCATTAGCCCCTACAGAGCAGATAGACGGTTAGCTAGGCAGTTGCACGAAAAGGACAACTTGCCCTTTGTTGAGGTGTATGTCGATGTGCcaattgaagttgctgaGCAAAGAGACCCCAAGGGGTTGTACAAAAAGGCCAGGGAGGGGATCATTAAGGAGTTCACTGGTATAAGTGCGCCTTATGAAGCGCCAGAGCACGCAGAGATTCATGTGGAAAACCACTCAGGTTTGACCGTGGAGCAAGCTGCCGAGCAGATAATAGAGTACCTCATAAACAAGAAATACATTGAGTAGATATTTAAAAGGGTTGGCATTATGTAGTCACTTTACTTCTTTAAACTGTCCAATCTAGCTTGCAAGTCGTCCTCCACGGTCTCGGCACCGCCGTGGGCACCCACGCTCTCAGCTACTTTACCCACAGCTTCTCCATGTGAGGGCGCACCCGTGGGCGTGTCCTTTAGATTCAAGTTCAGGTTCAAGTCAACCCCAATCTCGTCAAGCACCTTGCCCAAGATCTCGTCAATCTGCTCTTCCTCGCCCAACTCGTCCTCGTCCATCGCCATGGCGTCGTCAATGGCGTCATCCATAAACTCCTGTTTCTGGTCCATCATGTCGTTCTCCTTGGCAAACTCCTGCGCGATTCTCGATAGCTGAGGCAAGTTCATTGACCTGTTCATACCACTCAACACGCGTGTAGCGTCCCTCATTGACATGGCCATCTGCTGGTTGGACCGTACACTTTGCACACGCAACGATATCGCCTGTAGTTGCGCCTTCatggagttgaacttttgaatGTACGACTTGGTTCTAATCAAATCCTTTGCTTGGATCTTGGCACTGGAAATCTGCCCCTGTTTCGCCGACTTTTTAATCTCACTGATgagcttcttttcttgctgctgcaacttggtcaCTTCCCGACTGAGTTCCCTCTGCGTCTTTTCCAATGCTCTTTGATTCTTTCGAAGCCGTTCCTGCGGAGTGAGCTTCTTCCCGAAGGCCCATTCAAAGATCTGCGACATGATGTATTAGAAGTAACTTGTTCCTGGGGTGTGGTGTTGGATGTGTGGGTTTACGCCTTATCTCGGCAAACTGCTACATTTTTTCTgcgaaatttcaaaaaaaaaaagacctaTACTTTATACCCACCAAGAGCCAGCAGCACAGCACGGTGGGCCATGCCATAGCCGGCCTGGTATCCAttcccaccagcaccatAGTTGTGCACAATAATCTTGCCGTCGTCGCATTTCTCCTTGCAAACCCTAGCTCTTACTGAACGCATACGTACCCTcaccttgaaaaaaaaaaaggagaggatAAGGTCTACTTTTCAGTCTTTTACAATCTTGTCGACTGCAAAAAGTATCATCGTGATAGGCGCGCGCAATTTTCATTATTCCGAGTCAGAGAAGACATTAGCGAGCACCATACATGTACTAACCCAGCATGGCTTCCTATGCTTTGTTTATTCACCGTCATGCTCATTAAGTATCGCACGCAACGTCTCAAACACAGCAGCAGAATTATCTTGCGAAACGTCTTCTATTCCGTAATTGTAAATCGACCCTAGCCCGTACAATGCAATCGATGTGCACACCGCCATGGCGAGATATCCCTTCCCGGTGAACCCGTTTGGTaacggtggttgttgcaagttCTGACCTCTTAAATCAAGGAAGCTCATGTGTCCGGCAGCGTTACCCTGTGTCGGTACCTGAACTTCCTTGCACGCCTTTGCGTGGTTATCGCTTATGTTTCCCTGAAGTTTCTGTATCTCATGCGGATCCTCAACCAAGACCAAAGCCAAGCCTTGCTCCAAATGCCAGTCCACGTGACAGTGGAAGAACCACACCCCAGGGTTCTCCGCCACAAATCGAAGCACGAAGTATCCATTGGGACGCACTTCAATTGTATCCCTAATGACTGGAACTTTGGGAAACTGCAACAGGCCCCTATGGTCTGGAACGTAAACCACTGGTTCTTCAGGGTCATTTTCACTACGCGCAATAACCTGAAAGTTGTGTCCGTGCAAGTGAAACGGGTGCTTGCCGTCGTCctggttgttcaacacTAGTTCAATCACCTCGCCTCCGTGCAAGACATACgcgttggtgtttgtccCGTATATTTCTTGGTTTGCAGCTAGCTCGCCACTTGACAAGACGGTGTACAAAGTGGGCACCTTTGGTGGAGTATACGACTTGCcgttgaacaaggcatAAGTGACACCGTCGCCCAAGACCtccattgaaaagttgaccTGGATGGTCATGTCCGGCTCGGGCAAGAGCCTCTCGCCACTGAGAGGCACAAGTTCGAAATCATTAAACCCTTTTAGTTGGCCAACAGTCTCCTCGAAATCGTGGTACGGATAGTGTCCCGGGttgtcgactttgtcaTTGTACACAACATAGTTTGTCGACACCAACTGCAAGTCCTCGGGCACCTCATCCAACATGGTCATATCCAACACGTTGGCAAACCGGTAGTTCCTGTTTGCACCCGGCTTGGTCtttacaagaacagcaTACCGTTGGCCAACAGTGATGTATAGCGAGTCCACCGTGTATGGTTGCACGGGCACCCCATCAACCTCCACAATGACCAAATCGTGGTCTTCAATGAACAAATACTGCGACACAAACAAGCCCATGTTGACCACACGAAGCAAGTACGTCCTGTCCGGAACCACGTTCCAAGTGGCATTCTTTGTCTCATTGAACAAGCTATTCTGCGGAATGGGCTCGGCACCCGTGGGGTTGAACCGCGACATGAACAGCTTCATTATCACGGGTGTCTCCAAATGGTAATGCTCCGACACGGATAACGCCACTTCCTCGTCATAGACATACGGCACACTCTCCTCATCGTCTTTTTCGATGACAAACATCCCTCTCAAGCCGTCGCCGTACTGGCTGCCGCTATGGGAATGGTACCAGTATGTGCCGGTTTGGTTGCCAATTGTGAAGTCATATGTAAAGTTAACCAGAGGCCCAATGGGACACTGCGTCACCATTTCAGGTCCATCCTGCCCATTCTGACCTTTCATGAAAAGTCCGTGGAAATGCAAGGACGAATTGCGGTCAGGTAGTCCATTGTGAAAGTTTATAACCACCCGGTCATTCCTCTTGACTCTGACTATCGGATTAGGCCACTCGCCGTTGATTCCAATCATTCGTCTTGGAAAGACCCCATCGGGGTTAGCGTCGACATAGCCTATATTCCAGTTGAAACGGTGAGTCTTTGCTAATAACGGCGTGAGACAGGCGGACAAGAGGACCAATAGCACCAGCGTGGGACAGTACATTCTTGAAACCTAGCGTGGTGGCTGTCTTTGCAAATGGTTAGAATGAATCTGTTGCGAGTAGTATGTCCAAACCGGAACCCTTTTCCTGACATCGGCTCCAccagagcaaaaaaaaaggaatcacctaacaagttgattttgtgtcacttgtcaaattttgcaatcaccaCACCCAAGCAGccacttttccaaaaggggtccccccccccaccccccgGTTTACTCCCAGTTTCTGGAAAACACCCTACCAGGACACGGGCAACTATCAGCAATAGAGTTTCTGGGAAACGCAAACCCGGCCCCTTTCCAATCGTGTAGACTCAGATCCACATACGCGCGCATGTGGTCCCTGATATACTGCAGCGTAGGATAGTCCTCCGGATCACAAGTCAAGCTCACCTGGTCTCGCGGCTGGTACACTCGCACATAATCCACCAAGAACTTTGCCGGCAAGTCCAACCTGCGGAGACTCAACGCGGGGTTCCACACCCTCGACAAGCCCATGTTGAAGATAAGCGACATGGGCTCGCGCGAGATTTGCCTGTGGCCAATCCACTGGTTTCCATGTAACGCTTCGCCCTTTAATGTAAACGTCTCCACGTCGTTGATAGCGAACCGCACATACCCTCCGCCTTTGGTGTCGTACTCCATGGCGAACCGGATAAACCCGTCAATCTCAACCGGGGTCTCGAGCGAGATCGACTCCTGGTACACCGTGCCAACGTCTTGTCTAACCATTgtgttgttgacattggcaatgtccACGAACCGGTAATCCGGTCTCCACCACTCGTCAAAGGGCGCAACTTGCACAGTCTGGACCCCCCAGTACTTGTTGCCATGGTACAACCCCTCCACAATGTCAATCTCGGGCGCACCGCGACCCACACCCAAGCTAGGGTGGTCTTCTCCGAAACACGTGCATGAACTCAACCTTTGTCCCGGCAAATAGGACATCCCCAGATTGGCGGTGCTTTGGTTCGGCAAGATCCCCACGTCGCACTCGTCATACGTATAGGGCCACACGCCGTCGGATGACGCGAGGTAGCCTGGCCGCGCCAAGTTGCCCAACGACCACACCGCGGGCCATAGCCCGTTCTCCACCAGGCGCGGCATCTGCACCAGGATCTCCACCCGCGCCTGCTTGTTGAAACACAACTTGTTCCACGACTGAACCATACCGGAAACGTACAGCTGCTGCCCCACCTTGTGTTTGTCAAACGTGATTTCCAAACAGCCGTCTCTGGTGGTGACCATCAGCGGCAGGTAATACTCCAAGTCCTGCGTGGCTTGGTAGTACAAGTCCACCGCCGTGAAGAATTGGTCTTCGTACTCGGCAAAAGTGCGGTTCTCGACGTTGAATTCGTcggaaaacaccaacgtccagcttgattttgcaggCAGCACAGGGCTATCGGGATCGACTAGATTGGTACGAATGGCCTTGAGCTGAGTATATGTTCTgttggtcaatttttccaaccgGTGTCCGTTGCGCATGGGGTTGTTGAGCATGATGCTTGCCGTTATAGCATACGCGCACGCGGCAGCGAAAACCGtagtcaccaccaacacggCCACAAGAAACCGCCAGTTCagtttgcaaaatggcaaTCTCCAGTAGCGGGAACGCATTGGCGGTGCCAGTGACGCATGAGCCACCACTTCTCGAACCACTTGCACGTCTTCAGACTTCGTCTGCAACAAGGCTTCATCGAGGTAGTAGCCTGGCTCTTCAAGGTAATCAAACTTGCCGTTACCAAACGGCTGGAAAAAGCGCGGATCCAACGTCGTTGGCGGGGTATACGTCTGCTCGGTGGCAGTCTGAGCCGTAGACACAAGCGAAGTGGATGTGCTATCGGGGCTCTCGCGGAGCTGTTTTGGCGAATCCCGGTTGACCATTGAAGAACCCACTGACTTGTTTCAcgaatgaagaaaaaaaaaaaaaaggcaatgCAAGATCtgtgcttttgctttgccTTTCGGTTCGTTCTTGAGTAGAGTATTTGTAGTTATTATTGCCTGGTGTGTTTATCCAAGAGTTTAGGATTGAACCTGGAATCcatattttgcagccaggGGCCCCATTTCGGAAGTGTGCGCGGCGCGCTCTCAACACGGAAAAGATCCAAAAGTGGAAACTCGTATACAAATCCGAATGAAAGCAACTGTAAGCAAGACACGAGAGTACACTACGAATCATCTCTCTATAAGATAACTTTGCCtatcaattgaaaaagcccTGAAGTAAAGTACAAAACTGTATGTATATAATCTGGTATCCCTGTTTCATGATCGACTCAACCGACAAGACCTCGTTGCAGAGGTCGTGAGTGATTTGTCTCTCGAcgtatgttttttttcttttctcttttttatgCCATTGGTGCCTCGCCTTCAGGTCCAATGTATTTGGGATCTCTCCATGGACCCACATcgcccaacaacaactcatcGTCGGTGGCAGGATCCATGCCGCCGTACTTTTGGGGCAAGTTCTGCGGAGGAATCTgtctcaacaactgctTGGTATAGGAGTAGCCGTAAATGTGGATCTTTGACACGGTGACTGGGTCCAAGAACGGCTTGAATAGTTTGAATGCAGTGGAAAAGCCAAAGGGGGCATTGATTAAATAAAACTTACCCATCCTCTCCGGGTAGTAGTCCTGGCCGATTTTCGAGGCCTCCCTTACGTAGCCAATGACGTTGTATGCGGTGGATATCGATATCcctttcaagtccaataTCGTGCACGAGGTCTCCACCAAGTGTCCGGCTTCTCTGGAACACGCGGGCAAACGGTACTTGACCATGGCCTCGTACTCCCAAAccaagttcttgagcaTTCTTTCCTGGGTGGTGATCTTGagcatcttgttcaagtcgacTTTGCCCAACTCTTCATAGTAAACAGGGCGGCCGTCCTTGTCTGTCTTGTGGTAGTAAGTGGGGTACATCTTGGCAACAATGGGTTTCTCTTCGTACTTGAAGTCCTTcatgatggtgttggtgccaaACTCGTCTCTCCACTTTTCACACTCGATAAACATCTCCTtcgccaaggccaagtcgaACTTCCTAGCTCTGAGAAAGCGCAATAAACTGGCGTCGTCTAATCTCTGCGCGTACCCCAACTCGACCAAGTCCTTGCGCATTTGAATCACCGCCTCGACTTGCTCCTCTGTTAAGTTGGAAGTGAAGCCGGTCAACTCACTAGGTGCGGTGATTTGCGGGTacgactccaacaagacatCTTCTGAAACCTGGCTCATGTTATCCGCTGTCATCTTTAAAACAAGCTAGTGTGACTCAAAGTgggttgctgttgatggtggggtttgaaatttgaaaacaaatcagtaacaaagaaaaaaaaaaaaagtagacCAAAGTGCCTAAAATGGTAGGGTATCCCGTGACTGTATGTCCGATGAAGATCTCTCCCGTGTGGCTCtggagatcttgaacaCAGATGAGATGCAAAGAATGCGGTGGTGCCGTGGGATGTGTGTCTCTA carries:
- a CDS encoding mitochondrial 37S ribosomal protein bS6m, whose protein sequence is MYYELFAIARITDPLHVTKEATKIASTVGKLILNNRGVIRDITSLGARPLPKIVSREQERHFQGYNFIIGFDSSSNVQAQLLRTLRKDPRILRASMKKHDLTKSLNPGTSLEQALR